DNA from Krasilnikovia cinnamomea:
CGACCCGATCGCCCGACCCACCCGGCCCGGAATGCCGGGTGCGGCCGGGGGACCCGGTGGTTCGCTGGGCGGCGGGCCGGGGCTGAAGCCGCCGGGCAGCGGGCCGGGGCTGAAGCCGCCGGGCGCCAAGCCGGCCGTACCGCCCCCGCCGGGCGGCCGGCCGGTGCCGCCCCCGCCGCCACCCGGTGGGAAGCCCGCGGTGCCGCCACCGCCCCCGCCGGGCGGGAAGCCCGGTCTGCCGCCTCCGCCGGGTGGCCGGCCGGTGCCGCCTCCACCGCCACCGGGCGGGCGGCCCACGCCTCCGCCGCCGCCGGGCGGGCGGCCCACGCCTCCGCCGCCGCCGGGCGCGGCGACGCCGGGCCTCCCGCCGCCGCCCGGCGCGGGAAAGCCCGGCCTCCCGCCGCCACCCGGCGGCGCGCCGAAGCCGACTTTGCCGCCTCCGCCCGGTGGAGCCGCCGTGCCCCCGCCGCCTGGTGGGGCCGGTGCTCCGCCTCCACCCGGTGGGGCCGGTGCGCCACCGCCGCGCGGTGGGGCCACGCTGCCACCTCCGCCCGGTGGGCGCGCCGTGCCGCCCCCGCCGCCCCCCGGCGGGAGGCCCACGCTGCCGCCTCCGCCCGGCGCGGGTGCCCTCGTCGCACCCCTGCCCAGCGGTGGCGACGTGCCGGCCAGCACGCCGGACCCGCTGCCCGGCCCCGGCGTCAGCACGATGCCGGTCCGTACCCATGGGACCGATCCGGATGTGGTGGCGCCCCAGGAACGCGGCCGCGCCCGCCGGTCCGTGCCGCGCAGCGCACCGAGCCGCCAACTGCAGCCGGGCGACCTGGTGTGCGGCGAGTGCGGCGAGGCCAACCTCCCGACCCGCCGGTTCTGCAGCCGGTGCGGCAACGACCTGAACGACGCCGAGGTCGTCCGCGCCCCGTGGTGGAAGCGCATCCTGCCGAAGCGCAAGCCGCGCGAGGCCCGCACCGTCGAGCCGGAGACCGGAGTCGCCCAGACCGGCGAACGCCGCCAGCACAAGAGGTCCGTCTTCCCGGCGATCCGCCAGACCATCGCGGTTGTGTTGCTGCTGTTCGGCATCGCGTACGCTTTCGTGCCCGCCCTGCGGGAGCGCACCAACGCCGAGGTGCTGGCGCTGCGCCAGCGGGCCGAGAAGCTCATCCTCGGCGCGCCCGTGCCCGTGCGGGCGGTGAAGGCCACGTCGACGCCGGTGAACAAGAAGCATCCGGCGGACGCCGCGGTCGACGGACACTGGAACACGTACTGGTCCACGCCGGTCTCCGGGGCCCGGCGGCTGACCCTGACCTTCCAGCAGCCGGTGGAACTGCACAAGGCACTGATCCGGGGCGGCATCGTCGGGGACATCCGGGCCAGCCAGCGGCCCCGGACCCTGCACCTGGTGTATCCCAGCGGGAAGGGCCAGGACCTGAAGATGGTCGACCACACCGACCCGCAGGAGTTCGAGCTGGACAGCCACGGCAAGGTGAGCTCGGTGGAGATCTACGTGCAGGACACGTACACGAACGCCGAGAGCAAGCAGGTCACCATCAGCGAGGTGGAGCTGTTCACCGAGGAGTGAGCGCCCCGCCGGACACGACTCGGCCCCCGCCCTGCAAAGGACGGGGGCCGAGTCGTTGGGTCCGTGGCTCAGCTGGTGTGATAGTTGCCGTCACCGAAGAGCTGGAAGTCCCACTGGAGGCTGTGCGAGTTGACGAGGCTGCTCACCGAGCCGCTGACGGTCAGCGGCAGCCGGGCGATGGGTGCCGTCTCGGTGCCCGCGTTGCTGGGGTTGTGCACGTGGATCTGGACGTCGACGTCGAAGCCCCACAGCACGCTGCAGCGCGGCACGTACAGATAGCAGTTCGGGATGAAGGCGCCGCCGCCGTGGTGGCGGGCGCCGTACTCCCAGCGCAGATCGAACGCGATGTCGACGACCTCGACCCCGAACGCGTTCTCCATCTGCAGGCGCCAGGTGAGCCGGTTCGGCCCCTGGGCGCCGGTGAGCGAGCTGATCGGGTCGGCGACCCCGGCCGGCACCGCGTTGCAGGTGTTGCTGGCCAGGCTCGCCGATGGCTTGCCGGACTCGATGACGTGCCAGGCGGCGCTGGCTACGTTGGCCACGTCGGTCATGCGTATGCGCTCCCGTCGGAGTTGCCGTCCATCTCGGGTACGTCGACCATCGCGACCTGCTCCTCCTCGATGCCGGTCTGCGGCTCCGCGGTGAAGTAGTAGGTTTCGAGGTATTCGCGTTCCTCCGGCGTCCACTGGCTGGGGTCGCTGGGGAACGGTGTGCCGTCACCTCGCAGCGGCACCCCGTCTTCGCTGATGTGCTGCGTCATTGCCGTCCTCTCCGTCGTGTCCTTTCATCTCCGGATGTCGAAGTCCGGGGGTAGGGGGCTGCCGGGCACGATGACGAACTCGAGCGTTGCCTTCAGCGGGGCAGTGAGCCCCGGCGCGGAGGCCGGGAGCACATCGGCGGTCAGCGGGTGCTTGCCGGTCCAGGTGTTCGGGAACACGACGAACGGCACGGAGAACGTTCCGTCACCGCGTGCCTTGGCGGTCGTGCTGCCGGGCATGCCGGTGAGGTGGAGCTTCGAGACGCTGTTGGGCGGGAAGCCGGTGCCG
Protein-coding regions in this window:
- a CDS encoding zinc ribbon domain-containing protein, translating into MIVCKNCGYRNAGSDSFCGSCGAFLEWTGERVEPPKPAPRPEPEAEPEPAKRGLLSRVQSMLYADVGNRDPIARPTRPGMPGAAGGPGGSLGGGPGLKPPGSGPGLKPPGAKPAVPPPPGGRPVPPPPPPGGKPAVPPPPPPGGKPGLPPPPGGRPVPPPPPPGGRPTPPPPPGGRPTPPPPPGAATPGLPPPPGAGKPGLPPPPGGAPKPTLPPPPGGAAVPPPPGGAGAPPPPGGAGAPPPRGGATLPPPPGGRAVPPPPPPGGRPTLPPPPGAGALVAPLPSGGDVPASTPDPLPGPGVSTMPVRTHGTDPDVVAPQERGRARRSVPRSAPSRQLQPGDLVCGECGEANLPTRRFCSRCGNDLNDAEVVRAPWWKRILPKRKPREARTVEPETGVAQTGERRQHKRSVFPAIRQTIAVVLLLFGIAYAFVPALRERTNAEVLALRQRAEKLILGAPVPVRAVKATSTPVNKKHPADAAVDGHWNTYWSTPVSGARRLTLTFQQPVELHKALIRGGIVGDIRASQRPRTLHLVYPSGKGQDLKMVDHTDPQEFELDSHGKVSSVEIYVQDTYTNAESKQVTISEVELFTEE